ataaaaaaacacacattaaAGAAATTTGTGAGACAGATGTCACATACAATAAGCAAATATCTTATGGTCTGATTcaaattaaatacataattatTGACTAGGcatataaagaaacataaattttggaattttcacAAACCTCTCTTACATGTAATTCTATTTATTAATCATTATACAATGACCGAGAgaatatttaaatacataaatctAGTAAGTAGATTACACTCATTTACGccaataagaagagagagattgagagtcTGTGCCTCTTGTGTCTTCTTGCTCCGccgttgagaaaaaaaaaggtgaaccATTCTCGAATCTCCGTTTTTATTTGTCTCTGCATTCATTGTTTATGCTGAATTTGTATTAGTTATTGCCAGATGACCATAAAATTAGTgtgtgtttttatattttaaatccaTTTTTCTAAGGAAATGGTTCCATTGATGTTATTTTGGCTTTGAAGATGAGTTCTTGATTCtttgtaaagaaagaaaaaattgctgaatggttttttttttttatatatagaatctgAATTCTTGTACTGTGCATTTCCAGAATAATATGGAAGTAGCTACTATTCAGAGGTTTCAGTGCTCATCATGGATTGATTTGAGGACTTTTGAAGGGAAGCCTCGTGGTTCTCTGAGGTATTCACTGAGATTTAACGAAGATAAAAGGCTTAGAGTTGTTTCTTTAGCTCTTGACAAAAGAAGGGATCATCCACTAAGATCTCTTTCTGATAACAACTCCTCAGGTTCTTCTCACAAAAAAAGCATGAATCTTTCTATATGATTCGTATTTTGGTTGTGTCGCTTTTGATGACAAAAAAGATGTGTCTCctccatctttatttttcttttaaattttttttgtagcagTGTTGGAAACTGGAAgtcttcttcattctccatCTGATGAAGAACAGATTTTGAAGGCAAGTTAATACTCTTCTGTGATTTCATCAAGATATTGGGCTTTGCAGTCTTTAGCGAAATGGTTTAGATGTTGTGTGCTATCTCTTCTACCTTTTTCTATCAATGTTTTACATTGGCTTCTGCAGAGAAAAGCTGAAGAGGTTAAACCATATTTAAATGGACGATCTATTTATCTTGTTGGTCAGTTTCCTTGTCTCATCCTTAGTTGGCGTCTTGTTTTAGCTTCTCATGTATTCTGGTAGTTGAAAATTTTCCTCGTGAATGTGTTAGGAATGATGGGTTCCGGGAAGACGACAGTGGGAAAGATTATGGCAAGGGCACTTGGTTATACATTGTTTGATAGGTATATTTTTCTGCCCATTTTCAACTGTGTCTATTGAGCTTTAGGTGAGcttaaacattgttttgtaaatgTCCCAGTGACACTTTGATCGAGCAGGCGATGAATGGAACTTCTGTAGCTGAGATATTTGAGCATTTCGGTGAGAGTGTTTTCAGAGAAAAAGAGGTTGGTGTATGCACTTCTTCGGTTCTTCTTCTAGCATTTCTCTGTAGTTGTAGATAGATTGTGTTACCAATGAGTCCTGTTGCTAATTATGTTGTGTTGAACTTTTCTTCGGTGCTTCTTTGTTTACTCTTGCTGCTAATTTCACCACATGCTTTCTTTCTAGACTGAGGCACTAAAAAAGCTCTCTTTGACCTATCATCAAGTTGTTGTTTCGACCGGGGGAGGTGCTGTCATAAGACCCATCAATTGGTTCGTTTTCTTCCCAGTAGTGATATATAATGTGAAACTCAGATCATTTGGTAACaatgtttctttttattacaattttgtacTCAGGAAGTATATGCATAAAGGTATTAGCATTTGGCTAGATGTTCCTTTAGAAGTCTTAGCGCATAGAATTGCTGCTGTAGGGACTGATTCAAGACCATTGTTACATGATGATGAGTCAGAGGACATATACACAGCGGTAGTACTATTATTGTTAAGTAAACACAGGTTAAGCTTTTATCAGTGGTTTTGATCATTTGTGACTTCATATAGGCTCTAAACCGTCTTTCAAAAATTTGGGATGGACGTGGTGAAGCATACAATAATGCCAACGCGAGAGTTTCCTTGGAGAGTAGGGTCCTTTCCACTTTTCATTTTCTGTAGCTTTACACAATCTCATCCCCTATTGTTTTGTAACTAGTTCACTCGAATTGTTCAGATATTGCATTGAAGCTCGGTTATAAAAGCGTCTCAGATCTTACACCAACTGAAATCGCCATTGAGGTAAGTCGCAGAACGCCTCTGTTCCTATTCAGTTGTGTACATtggagtttgtttgttttgataaGCTCTAACTACACAATAATACATCATCAGGCCTTTGAGCAAGTTCAGAGCTATTTAGACAACAAAGATGGTATAGCTAGACCGGATGGGCTCTAGTTCCAGAATGATATGTTTCCCGGCAAATTCTCATGAGTTTACGTGTTATCAGAGCTTAGTTGTGCCTAGTTTTGAGTGTTGTATATAAGTGAATAATAATACTATGTTTGATCACATTGTTTTCGTTTCCTcttggccaaaaaaaaagaagaggaatttgtattttataataagAAGCCCTTGTGCAACAACTTCATCAGCTAGTCATCAAGAAAGAGAAAGCCAGTTATGTGTAATAGACGACCAAACACTCTTCAGTCAAACGTGTATCTCTTGATTTACTTGTTCTTCCCATGAAAGAAGACAACTTTATATTCAACCAAAACAGAGTTACACAGGTCTTTAGCAGCACAAAATAAGCTTAAGCATCAAAGTTTTACAGGTGAAATGATGCACCTTAACGCTAAAAAACACAAGGACACAGTCATCCAACAAAATGATACAACAATACCTACAACAACCAACCGAAGTTTTTCTCGTACTATCATTAATCAAACGGTAGGGGAAAGAGCATAGACCACTTTATATGACGAGGGAACTGAAAGCACTGCGTCATGCCA
The sequence above is a segment of the Camelina sativa cultivar DH55 chromosome 10, Cs, whole genome shotgun sequence genome. Coding sequences within it:
- the LOC104716236 gene encoding shikimate kinase 2, chloroplastic-like isoform X2 is translated as MEVATIQRFQCSSWIDLRTFEGKPRGSLRYSLRFNEDKRLRVVSLALDKRRDHPLRSLSDNNSSVLETGSLLHSPSDEEQILKRKAEEVKPYLNGRSIYLVGMMGSGKTTVGKIMARALGYTLFDSDTLIEQAMNGTSVAEIFEHFGESVFREKETEALKKLSLTYHQVVVSTGGGAVIRPINWKYMHKGISIWLDVPLEVLAHRIAAVGTDSRPLLHDDESEDIYTAALNRLSKIWDGRGEAYNNANARVSLENIALKLGYKSVSDLTPTEIAIEAFEQVQSYLDNKDGIARPDGL
- the LOC104716236 gene encoding shikimate kinase 2, chloroplastic-like isoform X1, whose translation is MEVATIQRFQCSSWIDLRTFEGKPRGSLRYSLRFNEDKRLRVVSLALDKRRDHPLRSLSDNNSSAVLETGSLLHSPSDEEQILKRKAEEVKPYLNGRSIYLVGMMGSGKTTVGKIMARALGYTLFDSDTLIEQAMNGTSVAEIFEHFGESVFREKETEALKKLSLTYHQVVVSTGGGAVIRPINWKYMHKGISIWLDVPLEVLAHRIAAVGTDSRPLLHDDESEDIYTAALNRLSKIWDGRGEAYNNANARVSLENIALKLGYKSVSDLTPTEIAIEAFEQVQSYLDNKDGIARPDGL